The following proteins come from a genomic window of bacterium:
- the rplO gene encoding 50S ribosomal protein L15 — translation MGLQNLKNNPGARKKPARRGRGSGSGTGGTAGRGHKGQRARTSGNVRPGFEGGQMPLTRRIPKRGFNNKNFKIFFEVVNLRQLDVFSDGASVSPAELLEKGLIKKSNSRVKILGDGEIKKSLNIKAHAFSGSAGKKIEESKGKIEIIKK, via the coding sequence ATGGGGCTTCAAAATCTTAAAAATAATCCCGGCGCCAGGAAAAAACCCGCAAGAAGGGGAAGAGGCAGCGGTTCCGGAACGGGCGGAACGGCAGGCAGGGGCCATAAAGGACAAAGGGCGAGGACAAGCGGGAATGTGCGCCCGGGTTTCGAAGGCGGGCAGATGCCGCTTACAAGAAGGATTCCCAAAAGGGGCTTCAATAATAAAAATTTCAAAATATTCTTTGAAGTTGTTAACCTGAGGCAGTTGGATGTATTTAGTGACGGAGCTTCGGTTTCTCCCGCTGAATTGCTTGAAAAAGGATTGATTAAAAAGAGTAATTCAAGAGTTAAGATTCTGGGGGATGGAGAAATAAAAAAATCGCTTAACATAAAAGCCCATGCTTTCAGCGGTTCCGCCGGGAAAAAAATCGAAGAATCAAAAGGGAAAATAGAAATAATTAAAAAATAA